In Vigna unguiculata cultivar IT97K-499-35 chromosome 3, ASM411807v1, whole genome shotgun sequence, a single genomic region encodes these proteins:
- the LOC114175034 gene encoding uncharacterized protein LOC114175034 has protein sequence MASNKSSFLPALAVSNIKNHVSIILEMENVQYSTWAELFKIHARSTKVLDHILPPANSTTTAPSTAEEKELWSTLDATVLSWIYATISSDLLHTIIEPDSTAMEAWDRLRDIFQDNQHSRAVALEQEFSATSMEKFSNVSSYCQRLKSIADQLKNVGAPVSESRLVLQLVGGLAPPYRGVGTLIRQSNPLPPFYKARSMLTLEEAGLAKEAATESAMLTTSTDDGSPHTAKSGQSKNHYGSHHSSGGRRNHGGGRKNRGGRSSTGGKGGGRGPFSGGQGRFISPHWQQHDQSGNRPPQWQQQQP, from the coding sequence ATGGCTTCCAACAAATCCTCCTTTCTTCCTGCTCTTGCTGTATCAAACATCAAGAATCATGTTTCCATTATTCTTGAAATGGAAAATGTTCAATATTCCACGTGGGCTGAACTCTTCAAAATTCACGCACGATCAACCAAGGTGCTTGATCATATCCTTCCTCCGGCCAACAGCACGACGACGGCTCCTTCTACTGCCGAAGAGAAGGAGCTTTGGTCCACTTTGGACGCCACGGTTCTTTCGTGGATTTATGCTACCATTTCTAGTGACTTACTGCACACCATTATCGAACCCGATTCAACGGCTATGGAAGCTTGGGATAGATTGCGTGATATATTCCAGGATAATCAACATTCTCGTGCTGTTGCCTTGGAGCAAGAATTCTCTGCCACTTCTATGGAGAAATTCTCAAATGTCTCCTCTTATTGTCAACGTCTCAAATCAATAGCAGATCAGCTGAAGAACGTTGGGGCTCCGGTGTCTGAAAGTCGTTTGGTATTACAACTGGTTGGGGGTCTTGCCCCTCCGTACCGTGGTGTGGGAACGTTGATCCGCCAAAGCAACCCTCTACCTCCTTTTTACAAGGCTCGGTCCATGCTCACTCTTGAGGAGGCTGGTTTGGCAAAGGAAGCAGCCACTGAGTCTGCTATGCTCACCACTTCGACTGATGATGGGTCCCCACACACTGCAAAATCTGGACAGTCGAAAAACCACTATGGTTCGCACCATTCAAGCGGTGGACGGCGCAATCATGGGGGTGGTCGCAAGAATAGAGGAGGAAGGTCCTCCACTGGCGGTAAAGGCGGTGGTCGGGGGCCGTTTTCCGGTGGCCAAGGACGCTTCATTTCTCCGCATTGGCAGCAGCATGACCAAAGTGGCAACCGTCCTCCGCAATGGCAGCAACAACAACCT
- the LOC114176395 gene encoding uncharacterized protein LOC114176395: MSLSLIQGYSSAEDEPDQDQTNNSDLEHSDDDAPAPAAAVGHPSLGDRSIFDHLPNPPSASGLPSAFDAFSEIAGPPQFLNNSVDEYNSNPSRDGDEQQGRQGNRRRRNDKKDLPTGAVVEAKPQLIGIHERVRSDIDGGSQQPPTSATSATSEGVKRVPTATNPNAEDAAELLRMCLQCGIPKTFSSARGMVCPVCGDRPPNDSSTESKKKGSTVKDKEKSKRMKGQSSHATWKSETEMQLRQQFD, translated from the exons ATGAGCTTGTCCCTTATTCAAGGTTATTCTTCTGCCGAAGACGAACCAGACCAAGACCAAACCAACAATTCCGACCTCGAACATTCCGACGACGATGCCCCCGCCCCCGCCGCTGCCGTCGGCCACCCTTCTCTCGGCGACAGATCCATATTCGACCACCTTCCTAACCCTCCTTCTGCCTCCGGTCTTCCTTCTGCGTTCGACGCTTTCTCTGAA ATTGCAGGACCGCCCCAATTTCTGAACAACAGCGTGGACGAGTATAACAGCAACCCTTCGAGAGACGGTGATGAGCAACAAGGGAGGCAAGGCAATCGGAGGCGCCGCAATGACAAGAAAGATTTACCCACTG gTGCGGTAGTAGAGGCAAAACCTCAACTAATTGGAATTCATGAGCGAGTAAGAAGTGACATCGATGGTGGTAGCCAACAACCACCAACATCAGCTACCTCTGCCACATCAGAAGGAGTCAAGCGGGTGCCAACTGCAACAAATCCTAATGCTGAAGATGCTGCAGAGCTTTTAAG AATGTGCTTGCAGTGTGGGATTCCCAAGACCTTCTCCAGTGCTCGTGGAATGGTGTGCCCTGTATGTGGTGATCGCCCTCCAAATGATAGCAGCACAGAGTCCAAGAAGAAAGGATCAACTGtcaaagataaagaaaaatctaaaagaaTGAAGGGCCAATCATCCCATGCGACCTGGAAAAGTGAAACAGAGATGCAACTTCGGCAACAGTTTGATTAG